In Streptomyces asoensis, a single genomic region encodes these proteins:
- a CDS encoding PPOX class F420-dependent oxidoreductase translates to MSKPPLPPEAVDLLSRPNPCVMATLRSDGTPVSTPTWYVWEDGRVLISLDESRVRLRHLRRDPRLTLTVLDADDWYTHVTLIGRVTGLREDDGLTDIDRISTHYTGKPYPDRVRPRVSAWIEIDRWHGWGALKDSDQPST, encoded by the coding sequence GTGTCCAAGCCCCCGCTGCCGCCCGAGGCCGTCGACCTGCTGAGCCGCCCCAACCCCTGTGTGATGGCGACCCTGCGCTCCGACGGAACCCCCGTGTCCACCCCCACCTGGTACGTCTGGGAGGACGGGCGCGTCCTGATCAGCCTGGACGAGAGCCGGGTCCGCCTGCGGCACCTGCGCCGCGATCCGCGGCTCACCCTCACCGTCCTGGACGCCGACGACTGGTACACGCACGTCACCCTCATCGGACGCGTCACCGGCCTGCGCGAGGACGACGGTCTCACCGACATCGACCGCATCTCCACGCACTACACCGGCAAGCCGTACCCCGACCGGGTACGGCCCCGGGTCAGCGCCTGGATCGAGATCGACCGCTGGCACGGCTGGGGCGCCCTCAAGGACAGCGACCAGCCGTCCACCTGA
- a CDS encoding SHOCT domain-containing protein, with amino-acid sequence MNTLAHWDGGGPGPWILFLPLIWAAVVAGVVTLLRRTAPRGRRGPWGPAGDLRPAGDSPLAVLGRRFASGEIDEDEYWRRLSVLDEQFGRVGRGGSA; translated from the coding sequence ATGAACACCCTCGCGCACTGGGACGGTGGCGGACCCGGCCCGTGGATCCTGTTCCTTCCGCTGATCTGGGCGGCCGTGGTGGCCGGCGTCGTCACGCTGCTGCGCCGCACCGCCCCACGGGGACGCCGTGGACCGTGGGGCCCGGCCGGCGACCTCCGGCCCGCCGGTGACTCCCCCCTCGCGGTCCTCGGCCGCCGCTTCGCCTCGGGAGAGATCGACGAGGACGAGTACTGGCGCCGACTCTCCGTCCTGGACGAGCAGTTCGGCCGGGTGGGCAGGGGAGGATCGGCCTGA
- a CDS encoding ATP-binding protein yields MITNPSRHCTVELQALPSRIGQVRRIVSAQLRYWHMDPLIDRAALGVTELLTNVHLHARPDKTCVVEMELLLDRLTVSVRDRDPRLPVVGPLDDEALATCGRGLAMVAAVSESWGARPDGESGKVVWFTLPAPVAARELAARPPRRTPREQVPPRFTEVVSVDDLRPAHAPARSAVVG; encoded by the coding sequence GTGATCACCAACCCAAGCAGGCACTGCACGGTCGAGCTTCAGGCCCTGCCGTCGCGGATCGGCCAGGTCCGCAGAATCGTATCTGCGCAGTTGCGCTACTGGCACATGGATCCGCTCATAGACCGCGCCGCGCTCGGCGTGACCGAGCTGCTGACCAACGTCCACCTGCACGCGCGGCCCGACAAGACGTGCGTCGTGGAGATGGAGCTGCTGCTCGACCGGCTCACCGTGTCGGTGCGCGACCGCGATCCGCGCCTGCCGGTTGTGGGCCCCCTCGACGACGAGGCCCTCGCCACCTGCGGCCGCGGCCTCGCCATGGTCGCCGCGGTGAGCGAGAGCTGGGGAGCGCGGCCGGACGGCGAGTCCGGCAAGGTCGTGTGGTTCACGCTGCCCGCCCCGGTCGCCGCCCGTGAGCTGGCGGCACGGCCGCCGCGCCGCACACCCCGCGAGCAGGTGCCGCCCCGGTTCACGGAGGTCGTCTCCGTCGACGATCTGCGGCCCGCACATGCCCCCGCCCGGTCGGCCGTGGTCGGCTGA
- a CDS encoding PLP-dependent cysteine synthase family protein has protein sequence MTTSQNPRTGATLDVDRSDTAYRDWLKEAVRKVQADANRSADTHLLRFPLPEEWGIDLYLKDESTHPTGSLKHRLARSLFLYGLCNGWIRPDRPVIEASSGSTAVSEAYFAKLIGVPFIAVMPRTTSAEKIRLIEFHGGRCHFVADSRTMYEESARLAADSGGHYMDQFTYAERATDWRGNNNIAESIFRQMERERFPEPAWIVATAGTGGTSATLARYVHYTQRDTRICVADPENSCFFEGWTTGDPDVTCDCGSRIEGIGRPRMEPSFVPGAVDRMMKVPDAASVAAVRALEQAIGRKAGGSTGTGLWSALKIVAEMVADGRRGSVVTLLCDPGDRYLDKYYSDAWLAGQGLDVTPYTTAIESLLATGVWQA, from the coding sequence GTGACCACCAGCCAGAACCCCAGGACCGGCGCCACCCTCGACGTCGACCGCAGCGACACGGCGTACCGCGACTGGCTGAAAGAGGCCGTCCGCAAGGTCCAGGCCGACGCCAACCGCTCGGCCGACACCCACCTGCTGCGTTTCCCGCTCCCGGAGGAGTGGGGCATCGACCTGTACCTCAAGGACGAGTCGACCCACCCCACCGGCAGCCTCAAGCACCGGCTCGCCCGTTCCCTCTTCCTGTACGGCCTCTGCAACGGCTGGATCCGCCCCGACCGCCCCGTGATCGAGGCGTCCAGCGGCTCGACGGCCGTGTCCGAGGCGTACTTCGCCAAGCTGATCGGTGTGCCGTTCATCGCGGTCATGCCGCGTACGACGAGCGCCGAGAAGATCCGCCTGATCGAATTCCACGGCGGCCGCTGCCACTTCGTCGCCGACTCCCGCACGATGTACGAGGAGTCGGCCCGCCTCGCGGCGGACAGCGGCGGCCACTACATGGACCAGTTCACCTACGCGGAACGGGCCACGGATTGGCGCGGCAACAACAACATCGCCGAATCCATCTTCCGGCAGATGGAACGGGAGCGGTTCCCGGAACCCGCCTGGATCGTCGCCACGGCCGGCACCGGCGGCACCTCCGCGACGCTCGCCCGCTACGTGCACTACACGCAGCGCGACACCCGTATCTGCGTGGCGGATCCGGAGAACTCCTGCTTCTTCGAGGGCTGGACCACCGGCGATCCGGACGTCACCTGCGACTGCGGTTCGCGCATCGAGGGCATCGGCCGCCCGCGCATGGAGCCGAGCTTCGTGCCGGGCGCCGTCGACCGGATGATGAAGGTCCCGGACGCGGCCAGCGTCGCCGCCGTGCGGGCCCTGGAGCAGGCCATCGGCCGCAAGGCGGGCGGCTCCACGGGCACCGGACTGTGGAGCGCGCTGAAGATCGTCGCGGAGATGGTCGCGGACGGGCGCCGGGGCAGCGTGGTCACCCTGCTCTGCGACCCGGGCGACCGCTACCTCGACAAGTACTACTCCGACGCCTGGCTCGCCGGACAGGGCCTGGACGTCACCCCGTACACCACCGCCATCGAGTCGCTTCTGGCCACGGGTGTGTGGCAGGCCTGA
- a CDS encoding SRPBCC family protein, producing the protein MAHRLRPEGLAFVETAPVRLVFAHELSAPPERVFRALAEDVAGWAEWFPAVRSVEPLDGGAGRDVRLLGGGRFRETVLAAQEPELYAYRVDVTNAPGISALVEEWRLAPAGTGTRVRWTFAADGGRAFRALLRPARPGLGRSFRGAVKRLDRRLAS; encoded by the coding sequence ATGGCTCACCGGTTGCGTCCCGAAGGGCTCGCGTTCGTGGAGACGGCTCCCGTACGGCTGGTCTTCGCCCATGAGCTGTCCGCTCCGCCCGAGCGGGTCTTCCGGGCCCTCGCCGAGGACGTGGCCGGCTGGGCCGAGTGGTTCCCGGCCGTGCGGTCCGTCGAGCCCCTGGACGGCGGTGCGGGACGCGACGTGCGGCTGCTCGGCGGCGGGCGCTTCCGCGAGACGGTCCTCGCGGCGCAGGAGCCGGAACTGTACGCCTACCGCGTGGACGTGACCAACGCGCCGGGTATCAGCGCGCTGGTCGAGGAGTGGCGGCTCGCCCCGGCCGGCACGGGCACACGGGTGCGGTGGACGTTCGCCGCCGACGGCGGCCGGGCCTTCCGGGCGCTTCTGCGGCCCGCGCGGCCGGGCCTCGGCCGCTCCTTCAGGGGCGCGGTGAAGCGGCTGGACCGCCGGCTCGCGTCCTGA
- a CDS encoding DeoR/GlpR family DNA-binding transcription regulator, with the protein MSENQNLLAEQRRALILDEVRRRGGVRVNELTRKLGVSDMTVRRDLDALARQGVLEKVHGGAVPVVEASTHEPGFEAKSGLELTAKEDIAKAAAELVAPGSAIALSGGTTTFALAHHLVDVPDLTVVTNSVRVADVFHMAQRSSGPRQGAATVVLTGGVRTPSDSLVGPVADQAIAALHFDLLFLGVHGISAEAGLSTPNLAEAETNRRLVQSARRVVVVADHTKWGVVGLSSFAALEQVDTLVTDAGLPGAERAEISELLRLVVAGEPGEGTDI; encoded by the coding sequence GTGAGTGAGAATCAGAACCTCCTCGCGGAGCAGCGCCGCGCCCTGATCCTGGACGAGGTACGCCGACGCGGCGGCGTCCGTGTCAACGAGCTGACCCGCAAGCTCGGCGTGTCGGACATGACGGTGCGCCGCGACCTCGACGCGCTGGCCCGCCAGGGTGTCCTGGAGAAGGTGCACGGCGGCGCGGTCCCGGTGGTGGAGGCGAGCACCCACGAGCCCGGGTTCGAGGCGAAGTCGGGTCTGGAGCTGACCGCCAAGGAGGACATCGCCAAGGCGGCGGCGGAGCTCGTCGCCCCGGGCAGCGCGATCGCGCTGTCGGGCGGTACGACGACGTTCGCGCTGGCGCACCACCTGGTGGACGTGCCGGACCTGACCGTGGTCACCAACTCGGTGCGGGTGGCCGACGTCTTCCACATGGCGCAGCGGTCCTCGGGCCCCCGGCAGGGCGCGGCGACGGTCGTGCTGACCGGCGGGGTGCGCACGCCGTCGGACTCGCTGGTGGGCCCGGTCGCCGACCAGGCCATCGCCGCGCTCCACTTCGACCTGCTGTTCCTGGGTGTGCACGGGATATCGGCCGAGGCCGGTCTGTCCACGCCGAACCTCGCGGAGGCCGAGACCAACCGGCGCCTGGTGCAGTCGGCGCGCCGGGTCGTGGTGGTCGCCGATCACACCAAGTGGGGTGTGGTGGGCCTGAGTTCGTTCGCGGCGCTGGAGCAGGTCGACACCCTGGTGACGGATGCGGGGCTGCCGGGTGCGGAGCGGGCGGAGATCTCGGAGCTGCTGCGGCTGGTGGTCGCGGGCGAGCCGGGCGAGGGTACAGACATCTGA
- a CDS encoding right-handed parallel beta-helix repeat-containing protein, translating into MAQGTVQVTHTGTSRWRRRTGEYASLAAALEAAAEGDVLTIAPGTYRENLVVERSVTLRGPEGLPGSVRLAPADGVPLTVRASAVLQDLHVEGQDAAAPAVLVEEGTPELLDVRIVTRSAAGIEVRGSARPTVRRCTVDNPAGIGIAVVDGGGGVFEECEVVAAGQAGVSVRGGAHPRLERCRIHHTSGAGLSATGDGSSLEAVGCEVYEVRGGGVQITARATAHLTDCDVHRTTADGVTLDTDAVLTLADCRIHDIPENAVDLRSRSVLTLTRTTVRQFGRNGLSVWDPGTRVDANQCEIFDSTGDYPAVWVSDGATAVLDSCRVHDVPDALFVLDRGSRADVVDSDLSQVRNTAVSVSDGATAQLDDCRIRDAATGAWFRDHGSGGTLNNCTVDGTQTGVIVTKGADPTVERCTVDSPAEAGFYVSAGGRGSFLNCRVTNSGGYGFHVIDGSRTTLRKCRTERCARGGYEFADGTDAEPGTGPVVEDCTSDESAGVRGPGPVAAPEAAVQTTAQSPGLLGMVPGQRVTAPQPQQPAEEPATSVRTSKDVLGELDTLVGLESVKREVRALIDMIEVGRRRQQAGLKAASVKRHLVFTGSPGTGKTTVARLYGEILAALDVLEKGHLVEVSRVDLVGEHIGSTAIRTQEAFQRAHGGVLFIDEAYALSPEDAGRDFGKEAIDTLVKLMEDHRDSVVVIVAGYTAEMERFLSVNPGVASRFSRTITFGDYGPDELLRIVEQQAEEHEYRLGPGTADALLKYFTELPKGPAFGNGRTARQTFEAMVERHASRVAQVAEPSTDDLTLVYAEDLPALP; encoded by the coding sequence ATGGCACAGGGCACGGTCCAGGTGACGCACACCGGCACGTCGAGGTGGCGGCGCCGCACGGGTGAGTACGCATCCCTCGCCGCCGCCCTGGAGGCCGCGGCCGAGGGGGACGTCCTCACCATCGCCCCCGGGACGTACCGGGAGAACCTGGTCGTGGAGCGGTCGGTGACGCTGCGCGGCCCCGAGGGCCTGCCGGGCTCCGTGCGCCTCGCGCCCGCGGACGGCGTGCCGTTGACCGTGCGCGCCTCGGCGGTGCTCCAGGACCTGCACGTGGAGGGCCAGGACGCCGCCGCACCCGCGGTGCTCGTCGAGGAGGGCACCCCCGAGCTGCTGGACGTGCGGATCGTCACCCGGTCCGCCGCGGGCATCGAGGTGCGCGGCAGCGCCCGCCCGACGGTCCGCCGGTGCACGGTCGACAACCCGGCGGGCATCGGCATCGCCGTGGTCGACGGCGGCGGAGGCGTGTTCGAGGAGTGCGAGGTCGTCGCGGCGGGTCAGGCCGGCGTCTCGGTGCGCGGGGGCGCGCACCCCCGGCTCGAGCGCTGCCGGATCCACCACACCTCCGGCGCGGGCCTCAGCGCGACCGGCGACGGCTCCTCCCTGGAGGCGGTGGGCTGCGAGGTCTACGAGGTGCGGGGCGGCGGCGTCCAGATCACCGCCCGGGCCACCGCGCACCTGACCGACTGCGACGTGCACCGCACGACCGCCGACGGCGTCACGCTCGACACGGACGCCGTGCTCACCCTGGCCGACTGCCGGATCCACGACATCCCGGAGAACGCGGTCGACCTGCGCTCCCGCTCCGTCCTGACGCTGACCCGCACGACAGTGCGTCAGTTCGGGCGCAACGGGCTGTCGGTGTGGGACCCGGGCACGCGCGTGGACGCCAACCAGTGCGAGATCTTCGACAGCACCGGCGACTACCCGGCGGTCTGGGTCAGCGACGGGGCCACCGCGGTCCTCGACTCCTGCCGGGTGCACGACGTGCCCGACGCCCTGTTCGTCCTCGACCGGGGCTCCCGGGCGGACGTCGTGGACAGCGACCTGTCGCAGGTCCGCAACACGGCGGTGTCGGTGAGCGACGGGGCGACCGCGCAGCTCGACGACTGCCGGATCCGGGACGCGGCCACGGGGGCGTGGTTCCGCGACCACGGCAGCGGCGGCACCCTCAACAACTGCACCGTGGACGGCACCCAGACCGGCGTGATCGTCACCAAGGGCGCCGACCCCACCGTCGAGCGGTGCACGGTCGACTCCCCCGCCGAGGCCGGGTTCTACGTGTCGGCGGGCGGCCGCGGCAGCTTCCTGAACTGCCGGGTGACGAACAGCGGCGGCTACGGCTTCCACGTCATAGACGGCAGCCGTACGACGCTGCGCAAGTGCCGCACCGAGCGCTGCGCGCGCGGCGGTTACGAGTTCGCCGACGGGACGGACGCGGAGCCGGGCACCGGTCCCGTCGTCGAGGACTGCACCAGCGACGAGAGCGCCGGCGTGCGCGGCCCCGGACCCGTGGCCGCACCGGAGGCGGCCGTGCAGACGACCGCCCAGTCACCCGGGCTGCTGGGCATGGTCCCCGGCCAGCGGGTGACCGCTCCGCAGCCGCAGCAGCCGGCCGAGGAGCCGGCGACGTCGGTACGGACCTCGAAGGACGTGCTCGGCGAACTGGACACCCTGGTGGGCCTGGAGAGCGTCAAGCGCGAGGTGCGGGCCCTCATCGACATGATCGAGGTGGGTCGGCGCCGTCAGCAGGCGGGGCTCAAGGCCGCGTCGGTCAAACGGCACCTGGTGTTCACCGGCTCCCCCGGCACCGGCAAGACGACCGTGGCCCGTCTCTACGGCGAGATCCTCGCCGCCCTCGACGTCCTGGAGAAGGGGCATCTGGTCGAGGTCTCCCGCGTCGACCTGGTCGGTGAGCACATCGGCTCGACGGCGATCCGGACCCAGGAGGCCTTCCAACGGGCGCACGGCGGCGTGCTGTTCATCGACGAGGCCTACGCGCTGTCGCCCGAGGACGCGGGGCGGGACTTCGGCAAGGAGGCCATCGACACCCTGGTGAAGCTGATGGAGGACCACCGGGACTCGGTGGTCGTCATCGTGGCGGGCTACACGGCCGAGATGGAACGCTTCCTGTCGGTCAACCCCGGTGTGGCATCCCGCTTCTCACGGACCATCACCTTCGGCGACTACGGCCCGGACGAGCTGCTGCGGATCGTGGAGCAGCAGGCGGAGGAGCACGAGTACCGGCTCGGTCCGGGCACCGCCGACGCCCTGCTGAAATACTTCACCGAGCTGCCCAAGGGGCCCGCCTTCGGCAACGGACGCACCGCGCGCCAGACGTTCGAGGCGATGGTAGAGCGGCACGCGAGCCGGGTGGCCCAGGTGGCGGAGCCGAGCACCGACGATCTGACACTGGTGTACGCGGAGGACCTGCCGGCGCTGCCCTGA
- a CDS encoding MOSC domain-containing protein produces the protein MGHGELLSIHVHPVKAFRGQSPRRAVVEPWGLAGDRRWALIDDGGKVVTQRQRPHLALAAAELLPGGGLRLSAPGLEPLTVAVPDPVGTVSMEIFRDKVEGVLADDDAHAWCSAHVGADVRLVHMDDPAVRRPVDPEYARPGETVAFADGYPLLVTTTASLDALNSLIARDGHAAEGPLPMNRFRPNLVVAGTTPWAEDGWSRIAVGEVEFRVAKPCGRCVVTTTDQGTAARGKEPLYTLGRHRRLGGKLVFGQNLVPLRRGTVEAGDPVRVIA, from the coding sequence ATGGGTCATGGGGAACTGCTGTCGATTCACGTCCATCCGGTCAAGGCGTTCCGGGGGCAGAGCCCCCGGAGGGCCGTCGTGGAGCCCTGGGGGCTGGCCGGTGACCGGCGCTGGGCACTGATCGACGACGGGGGAAAGGTCGTCACCCAGCGGCAACGACCGCATCTGGCCCTGGCCGCCGCCGAGCTCCTGCCCGGCGGCGGCCTACGGCTGTCCGCGCCCGGCCTCGAACCGCTGACGGTGGCCGTTCCCGACCCGGTGGGCACGGTGTCCATGGAGATCTTCCGCGACAAGGTGGAGGGGGTCCTCGCCGACGACGACGCGCACGCCTGGTGCAGCGCCCATGTCGGCGCCGACGTACGGCTGGTGCACATGGACGACCCCGCCGTCCGCAGACCTGTCGACCCGGAGTACGCACGCCCCGGCGAGACCGTCGCATTCGCCGACGGATATCCGCTGCTGGTCACCACGACCGCCTCGCTCGACGCCCTCAACTCACTGATCGCGCGCGACGGGCACGCCGCCGAGGGACCGTTGCCCATGAACCGTTTCCGGCCGAACCTGGTCGTGGCGGGCACCACGCCGTGGGCCGAGGACGGCTGGTCGCGCATCGCCGTCGGGGAGGTCGAGTTCCGGGTCGCCAAGCCGTGCGGACGGTGCGTGGTGACCACCACCGACCAGGGTACCGCGGCCCGCGGCAAGGAGCCGCTGTACACCCTGGGCCGGCACCGGCGCCTCGGCGGCAAGCTCGTCTTCGGTCAGAACCTGGTCCCACTGCGTCGCGGGACGGTCGAAGCCGGTGACCCGGTGCGCGTCATCGCATAG
- a CDS encoding DUF6643 family protein → MTSPRSTYGGGYYASFPDTPIYDSLVAERGTPQIAPIRVPAAYDMGSSNLPALPSALPALPAGPSQMSYGYPQAQQPAPLQQAPAAYIPPQASAPRGYPGPQAPQQPRPVTGYDAMRPAAPRPAAPQYQDPYNQQYRGY, encoded by the coding sequence ATGACCTCCCCCCGCTCCACTTATGGCGGCGGCTACTACGCCTCCTTCCCGGACACCCCGATCTACGACTCGCTCGTGGCCGAGCGGGGCACCCCGCAGATCGCCCCGATCCGGGTCCCCGCCGCGTACGACATGGGCAGCAGCAACCTGCCCGCGCTGCCGTCGGCACTGCCCGCGCTCCCGGCGGGCCCCTCGCAGATGTCCTACGGCTACCCGCAGGCCCAGCAGCCCGCGCCGTTGCAGCAGGCCCCCGCGGCGTACATCCCGCCGCAGGCCTCCGCACCGCGCGGCTACCCCGGGCCCCAGGCGCCGCAGCAGCCGCGTCCGGTCACGGGCTACGACGCGATGCGTCCGGCCGCCCCCCGGCCCGCCGCGCCCCAGTACCAGGACCCGTACAACCAGCAGTACCGCGGCTACTGA
- a CDS encoding TerD family protein codes for MGAYMSMSKGSNVPVPATALRVELGWRSGPGVPDADASALLLVGGKVRSDADFVFYNQPAHSSGAVRHEGKRDAGGQVTDSLLVDLARVEPAIETVVLAASADGGSFGRVPGLYIEVRDAAQGTVVARFDSTGATVETAFVLGEFYRRQGAWKFRAVGQGYGSGLEGLATDFGIAVDEPQRAAAPAPSAPRTPPPPPPTVPAFPVTVPPPVHQAPPPSPPAPPVTPVRLTKVTLTKAAPSVSLSKQGGTSGALRVNLNWEVRKQFSGWGSKRGRAVALHNDLDLDLCALFELADGRKGVVQALGNAFGSLHQPPYIHLDGDDRTGAVSSGENLTVNLDHKNDFRRILVFVTIYEGARSFADLHATVTLQPQFGAPIDFSLDECTVPSTVAALALITNNGGDLVVQREARYLVPQRGVSPQRTVDHAYGWGMNWTPGRK; via the coding sequence ATGGGGGCGTACATGTCAATGTCGAAGGGGTCCAATGTTCCGGTGCCGGCCACGGCACTGCGGGTCGAGCTGGGCTGGCGTTCGGGACCCGGCGTCCCGGACGCGGACGCGTCGGCGCTGCTCCTGGTGGGCGGAAAGGTACGTTCCGACGCGGACTTCGTCTTCTACAACCAGCCGGCGCACTCCTCCGGAGCCGTCCGCCACGAGGGCAAGCGCGACGCCGGCGGTCAGGTGACCGACAGTCTTCTCGTCGACCTCGCGCGCGTGGAGCCCGCGATCGAGACCGTCGTCCTGGCGGCCTCCGCCGACGGCGGTTCGTTCGGCCGGGTGCCGGGCCTCTACATCGAGGTGCGCGACGCCGCTCAGGGCACCGTCGTGGCACGGTTCGACAGCACCGGCGCGACCGTGGAGACGGCCTTCGTGCTGGGGGAGTTCTACCGCAGACAGGGCGCGTGGAAGTTCCGGGCCGTCGGACAGGGCTACGGCAGCGGCCTGGAAGGCCTGGCCACCGACTTCGGCATCGCCGTGGACGAGCCGCAGCGGGCGGCCGCCCCCGCCCCGTCCGCGCCGCGGACTCCGCCGCCCCCGCCGCCGACCGTGCCCGCCTTCCCGGTCACCGTGCCGCCGCCCGTCCACCAGGCTCCGCCGCCCTCACCGCCCGCTCCGCCGGTCACCCCGGTCCGGCTGACCAAGGTGACGCTCACCAAGGCCGCGCCGTCGGTCTCCCTGAGCAAACAGGGCGGCACCTCGGGCGCCCTGCGCGTCAACCTCAACTGGGAGGTGCGCAAGCAGTTCTCCGGCTGGGGCAGCAAACGCGGCCGGGCGGTCGCCCTGCACAACGACCTCGACCTCGACCTGTGCGCCCTGTTCGAGCTCGCCGACGGCCGCAAGGGCGTCGTCCAGGCCCTCGGCAACGCCTTCGGCTCCCTGCACCAGCCCCCGTACATCCACCTCGACGGCGACGACCGCACCGGCGCCGTGTCGAGCGGCGAGAACCTGACCGTCAACCTCGACCACAAGAACGACTTCCGGCGCATCCTCGTCTTCGTGACCATCTACGAGGGCGCCCGGTCCTTCGCCGACCTGCACGCCACGGTCACCCTCCAGCCCCAGTTCGGCGCCCCGATCGACTTCTCGCTCGACGAGTGCACGGTCCCCTCGACCGTGGCGGCGCTCGCCCTGATCACCAACAATGGCGGCGACCTCGTCGTCCAGCGCGAGGCCCGCTACCTGGTGCCCCAGCGCGGGGTCAGCCCGCAGCGGACCGTCGACCACGCCTACGGATGGGGCATGAACTGGACGCCGGGCCGCAAGTAG
- a CDS encoding glycosyltransferase, translating into MGQTARVSAVAWIAAVSLAAWLWLLLCQGFFWRTDVRLPVRREPREWPSVCVVVPARDEAAVLPASLPSLLAQDYPGRAEVFLVDDGSSDGTGDLARDLALRHGGLALTVDSPGEPPAGWTGKLWAVRHGIGLARAREPEYLLLTDADIAHAPGSLRELVAAAGTGGFDVVSLMARLRVESRWERLVVPAFVYFFAQLYPFRRIARRGARTAAAAGGCVLLRAEAADRARIPDSVRHAVIDDVALARAVRGAGGHLWLGLADHVESVRPYPALHDLWRMVSRSAYAQLRHSPLLLAGTVLGLALVYLVPPLALAGGLVVGSTATAVCGALAWLVMAGTYVPMLRYYRQPLWLAPLLPFTAFLYLLMTVDSAVQHYRGRGAAWKGRTYARPDSVPDEG; encoded by the coding sequence GTGGGGCAGACTGCGCGCGTGAGCGCCGTCGCGTGGATCGCCGCCGTGTCCCTGGCCGCCTGGCTGTGGCTGCTGCTGTGTCAGGGCTTCTTCTGGCGTACGGACGTGAGGCTCCCGGTGCGCCGGGAGCCGCGGGAGTGGCCGTCCGTCTGTGTCGTCGTCCCCGCGCGGGACGAGGCGGCGGTGCTGCCCGCGAGCCTGCCCTCGCTGCTGGCGCAGGACTACCCGGGCCGGGCGGAGGTCTTCCTCGTCGACGACGGCAGCTCGGACGGCACCGGGGACCTCGCGCGCGACCTGGCCCTGCGGCACGGCGGGCTGGCGCTGACCGTGGACTCGCCGGGCGAACCTCCCGCGGGGTGGACCGGGAAGCTGTGGGCGGTGCGTCACGGCATCGGCCTGGCACGCGCGCGTGAGCCCGAGTACCTCCTCCTGACGGACGCCGACATCGCCCACGCCCCCGGCAGTCTGCGGGAGCTGGTGGCGGCGGCGGGCACCGGAGGGTTCGACGTCGTGTCCCTGATGGCGCGACTGCGGGTGGAGAGCCGGTGGGAGCGGCTGGTGGTGCCCGCCTTCGTCTACTTCTTCGCGCAGCTGTATCCCTTCCGCCGGATCGCCCGGCGCGGGGCGCGGACGGCGGCCGCGGCGGGCGGCTGCGTCCTGCTGCGCGCGGAAGCCGCCGACCGGGCGCGGATCCCGGACTCCGTCCGGCACGCCGTCATCGACGACGTGGCGCTCGCGCGGGCCGTGCGGGGCGCCGGGGGCCATCTGTGGCTGGGGCTCGCGGACCACGTGGAGAGCGTGCGCCCGTACCCGGCGCTGCACGACCTGTGGCGGATGGTCTCGCGCAGCGCGTACGCGCAGCTGCGGCACAGTCCGCTCCTCCTGGCCGGGACGGTCCTCGGTCTCGCGCTCGTGTACCTGGTTCCGCCGCTCGCGCTGGCCGGCGGTCTCGTCGTCGGGAGTACGGCGACCGCCGTGTGCGGCGCTCTCGCGTGGCTGGTGATGGCGGGGACGTACGTCCCGATGCTGCGGTACTACCGTCAGCCGCTGTGGCTCGCTCCCCTGCTGCCGTTCACCGCGTTCCTCTATCTGCTGATGACGGTCGACTCCGCGGTGCAGCACTACCGGGGTCGGGGCGCGGCCTGGAAGGGCCGCACCTACGCCCGGCCGGACAGCGTGCCCGACGAGGGCTGA